A region from the Antennarius striatus isolate MH-2024 chromosome 24, ASM4005453v1, whole genome shotgun sequence genome encodes:
- the LOC137591317 gene encoding copper-transporting ATPase 2-like, protein MFSSKSPKTLVKNVSRSSVEQIRMVERAGEPGGTGARCVPQLQKNATDSEKQGFDNLGYQYGSDSELYPPPKTASRATFKLLGLTQEHQAQDTQRRLSSLSGVIGVGLSLPSSLAKVDYDPSVRTAKEIALELQTMGFNVESTVQIRVDGMHCQSCVQTIEGRIGVLSGVIRVGVSLQGGAAQIVYQPLLTTHQDLIDRIEEMGFSATLVTDDTPEEDIIYWKGDTPNSTGQTATVWIAGMTCNSCVQSIEGRISQMTGVGSIKVLLKEEKGTITFDPSLTGPEQLRAAIEDMGFEASLEEFAKTVQSAEMSTSGPAVLLHSQSHNEAGVGNGAGAQGLPGSETKVQKCFISVMGMTCASCVANIERNLLKHKGVITVLVSLMAGKAEVKYDPEVINAATVTQLIEDLGFGAKLIEDNTIAHGKLDLTITGMTCASCVHNIEAKLTTTKGIIGASVALATKKANIQFDPDVLGARDIVKIIQDLGFEASLEKAGFKNNLDHTEEIRQWRNSFLFSLVFGVPAMGLMIYMMVMDSQHQEHGGSMPEDQNLLQGLSLLNLAFFLLCTPVQIFGGRYFYINAYRSLKHRTANMDVLIVLATSIAYIYSCVVLIVAMAEKASQSPVTFFDTPPMLFVFIALGRWLEHVAKSKTSEALAKLMSLQATDATVVTLGPGQSIISEEQVVVELVQRGDIVKVIPGGKFPVDGKVIEGSSMADESLITGEPMPVSKKVGSSVIAGSINAHGALLVEATHVGADTTLSQIVKLVEDAQTSKAPIQQFADRLSGYFVPFIVMVSLLTLLAWTAIGFVNFDIVKENFPGYNQNIPEAEVIIRFAFQASITVLAIACPCALGLATPTAVMVGTGVGAQSGILIKGGEPLEMAHKIRAVMFDKTGTITNGIPRVTRVLVLWEMARMPLRKILAVVGTAEASSEHPLGIAVAKHCKEELGSSMLGYCQDFQAVPGCGISCRVSNVEHLVHQQSEERFLLPGATTDESSLLPAGEASSAVPPGEPVSYSVLIGNREWMRRNGHNIAVDVDAAMSSHETKGQTAILVAVDGVLCAMLAIADTVKAESALAVHTLKSMGIEVVMITGDNRRTAKAIAAQVGIRKVFAEVLPSHKVAKVQELQEKGLRVAMVGDGVNDSPALARADVGIAIGTGTDVAIEAADIVLIRNDLLDVVASIDLSQKTVRRIRINFVFALIYNLLGIPIAAGVFMPAGLVLQPWMGSAAMAASSVSVVLSSLLLRTYRKTSVELYEARARGQMRSLRSSQISTHVGLDGQRQSLGQGIRDGGLV, encoded by the exons ATGTTTTCCTCCAAGTCTCCAAAAACTCTGGTAAAGAATGTCTCCAGGTCATCGGTGGAGCAGATCCGGATGGTTGAACGCGCCGGTGAACCGGGCGGCACCGGGGCGCGCTGTGTGCCACAGCTCCAG AAGAATGCAACCGACAGTGAGAAACAGGGTTTTGATAACTTGGGATACCAGTATGGGAGTGACAGTGAACTCTACCCGCCGCCCAAAACTGCCTCCAGGGCCACATTCAAACTTCTGGGACTCACCCAGGAGCACCAGGCCCAAGACACCCAAAGAAGACTCTCCAGCCTGAGTGGAGTCATCGGCGTGGGCTTGTCTTTACCCAGCAGCTTGGCCAAAGTCGACTACGATCCCTCAGTCAGGACAGCCAAGGAGATTGCCCTGGAGCTCCAGACCATGGGATTCAATGTGGAGTCAACGGTGCAGATCAGGGTGGATGGAATGCACTGCCAGTCCTGTGTGCAGACCATTGAGGGACGGATTGGGGTGTTAAGTGGTGTCATACGTGTTGGGGTATCCCTTCAAGGTGGCGCAGCGCAGATCGTCTATCAGCCTCTTCTCACTACGCATCAGGATCTCATAGACAGGATCGAGGAAATGGGTTTCAGCGCCACATTAGTCACTGATGACACACCAGAAGAAGACATAATCTACTGGAAAGGGGACACACCAAACTCCACAGGCCAGACTGCAACCGTTTGGATTGCTGGAATGACTTGTAACTCTTGTGTTCAGTCCATAGAAGGGAGGATCTCTCAGATGACAGGGGTCGGGTCAATAAAGGTTTTactgaaggaggaaaagggaACAATAACCTTTGACCCCAGTCTGACGGGACCAGAGCAACTCAGGGCAGCTATAGAAGACATGGGCTTTGAAGCATCTCTCGAAG AGTTTGCTAAGACTGTCCAGAGTGCTGAGATGTCTACTTCTGGACCTGCTGTCCTTCTTCACTCACAATCACACAATGAGGCTGGAGTCGGTAACGGAGCCGGAGCACAAGGACTCCCCGGGAGTGAGACTAAAGTTCAAAAATGCTTCATTTCTGTAATGGGAATGACCTGCGCCTCGTGCGTGGCTAACATTGAGAGGAACCTGCTCAAACACAAGG GTGTCATCACAGTGCTGGTGTCACTAATGGCTGGAAAGGCAGAGGTGAAATATGATCCGGAGGTCATAAATGCTGCTACTGTTACTCAACTCATTGAAGATTTGGGCTTCGGTGCCAAACTGATAGAGGACAACACCATTGCACATGGGAAACTGGATCTGACT ATAACAGGCATGACATGTGCGTCTTGTGTCCACAACATCGAGGCCAAGCTCACCACAACCAAAGGGATCATTGGGGCCTCGGTGGCTCTGGCTACTAAAAAAGCAAATATCCAGTTTGATCCAGACGTGCTTGGGGCTCGAGATATAGTCAAGATCATTCAG GACCTTGGTTTCGAGGCCAGTCTAGAGAAAGCGGGCTTCAAAAACAACCTCGATCACACGGAAGAGATTCGACA GTGGAGAAACTCCTTTCTGTTCAGTCTTGTTTTTGGCGTGCCTGCCATGGGTCTCATGATCTACATGATGGTCATGGACAGTCAACACCAGGAACATGGAGGCTCCATGCCTGAAGATCAGAACCTGCTGCAGGGCCTGTCTCTGCTCAACCTGGCCTTCTTCCTGCTTTGTACTCCTGTGCAG ATCTTCGGAGGCCGGTACTTCTACATCAATGCATATCGCTCATTGAAACACCGGACAGCCAACATGGACGTTCTGATTGTATTGGCCACTTCTATTGCCTACATCTACTCTTGTGTGGTCCTCATCGTGGCCATGGCGGAGAAAGCCAGCCAGAGTCCCGTCACCTTTTTCGACACTCCGCCGATGCTCTTTGTCTTCATTGCTTTGGGTCGATGGCTAGAGCATGTCGCAAAG AGTAAAACCTCAGAGGCTTTGGCCAAGTTAATGTCCCTTCAAGCTACTGATGCCACCGTGGTGACTTTGGGACCAGGCCAGTCCATCATCAG TGAGGAGcaggtggtggtggagctggTCCAGCGGGGCGACATCGTGAAAGTCATCCCTGGGGGAAAATTCCCTGTCGATGGGAAAGTGATTGAAGGAAGCTCAATGGCAGATGAGTCGTTGATCACAG GTGAGCCGATGCCGGTCAGTAAGAAGGTGGGTAGCTCGGTGATTGCCGGTTCCATCAACGCTCATGGTGCCCTTCTGGTGGAGGCCACTCACGTGGGTGCAGATACTACTCTGTCTCAGATAGTTAAATTGGTAGAAGATGCCCAAACCTCAAAG GCCCCCATCCAGCAGTTTGCAGACAGACTAAGTGGCTACTTTGTGCCTTTCATTGTGATGGTTTCTCTGCTAACACTACTAGCCTGGACAGCAATTGGGTTTGTTAACTTTGACATAGTGAAGGAAAACTTCCCG GGTTACAACCAAAACATCCCTGAAGCAGAAGTCATCATCCGCTTTGCCTTCCAGGCATCCATCACAGTTCTGGCCATTGCCTGCCCCTGCGCTCTGGGTCTGGCAACCCCGACAGCCGTCATGGTGGGAACGGGGGTTGGAGCTCAGAGCGGTATCCTCATTAAAGGAGGGGAGCCTCTGGAGATGGCCCACAAG ATCCGTGCTGTGATGTTTGACAAGACCGGCACGATTACAAACGGCATCCCCCGGGTCACCCGTGTGTTGGTGTTGTGGGAAATGGCCCGCATGCCCCTCAGGAAAATCCTGGCTGTGGTCGGCACAGCGGAGGCCAGCAGCGAACACCCGCTGGGCATAGCGGTGGCAAAGCACTGCAAAGAG GAGCTGGGTTCTAGTATGCTGGGCTACTGCCAGGACTTCCAGGCGGTGCCCGGATGTGGGATCAGCTGCCGGGTCTCCAACGTGGAACATCTGGTGCACCAGCAGAGCGAAGAACGGTTCCTGTTGCCGGGAGCAACCACCGATGAAAGCAGTCTCCTCCCTGCTGGGGAGGCCTCATCTGCAG TTCCACCAGGTGAGCCCGTGTCTTACTCTGTGCTGATCGGGAACAGGGAGTGGATGAGGAGGAACGGCCACAACATCGCCGTAGACGTGGATGCCGCCATGTCCAGCCACGAGACCAAAGGACAGACCGCTATCCTGGTGGCTGTTGACG GCGTGTTGTGTGCCATGTTGGCCATCGCCGACACAGTGAAGGCAGAGTCTGCGTTAGCGGTGCATACCCTCAAAAGCATGGGCATCGAGGTGGTGATGATCACAGGAGACAACAGACGCACAGCCAAAGCCATCGCTGCACAG GTGGGCATCAGGAAGGTCTTCGCCGAGGTGCTGCCGTCGCACAAGGTGGCGAAGGTTCAAGAGCTGCAGGAGAAAGGATTGCGAGTGGCCATGGTGGGGGACGGCGTCAACGACTCACCTGCCCTCGCCAGGGCCGACGTGGGCATCGCCATCGGCACGGGTACCGACGTGGCGATCGAGGCGGCCGACATCGTCCTGATCCGG AACGACCTGCTGGACGTGGTGGCCAGCATCGACCTGTCGCAGAAGACGGTGAGGAGGATCAGGATCAACTTTGTCTTCGCCCTCATCTACAACCTCCTAGGAATACCAATCGCTGCAG GTGTGTTCATGCCTGCAGGCCTCGTGCTGCAGCCCTGGATGGGATCCGCCGCGATGGCCGcctcttctgtttctgtggTTCTGTCGTCTTTGCTGCTGAGAAC GTACAGGAAGACCTCGGTGGAGCTGTATGAGGCGAGAGCGCGGGGCCAGATGAGGAGCCTCCGATCGTCTCAGATCAGCACACATGTGGGTCTGGACGGCCAGCGGCAAAGTCTGGGTCAAGGAATAAGGGATGGTGGACTTGTGtaa
- the LOC137591667 gene encoding leucine-rich repeat-containing protein 3-like: protein MGAPHRCRSPTNPSSCARLLWLLSMVVTASSCPRVCHCADRGGVVVQCTSRNLDSVPPNLPKDTIVLLLSSNRIKHVPKDAFADLRRLRELDLSHNAIDSVDAGAFQGVSDQLRSLDLSNNHLSGLPRDAFAELHARVRLSHNPWHCECSLQEVLRELRLDPETVNEVSCHTAVQEEYVGQPVIQVLDSGINFCNFHHKTTDVAMFVAMFCWFSMVTAYIIYYIKHNQEDARRHMEYLKSLPSTSHISKDFDTASSVF from the coding sequence ATGGGGGCTCCTCACAGGTGCAGGTCACCCACAAACCCGTCCTCCTGCGCTCGTCTGCTGTGGCTCCTGTCGATGGTTGTGACTGCGTCTTCTTGCCCCAGGGTGTGTCACTGCGCGGACAGGGGCGGGGTGGTGGTGCAATGCACCTCACGCAACCTGGACAGCGTGCCCCCCAACCTGCCCAAAGACACCATCGTTCTTTTACTCTCATCCAACCGCATCAAACACGTCCCGAAGGACGCCTTCGCGGACCTGCGCCGCCTCCGGGAGCTGGACTTGTCCCACAACGCCATCGACAGCGTGGACGCCGGAGCCTTTCAGGGGGTGTCCGACCAGCTGCGCTCCTTGGATCTGTCCAACAACCACCTGAGCGGCCTCCCCAGGGACGCCTTCGCCGAGCTCCACGCCCGCGTCCGCCTGTCCCACAACCCCTGGCACTGCGAGTGCTCCCTGCAGGAGGTGCTGAGGGAGCTGAGGCTTGACCCCGAGACGGTGAACGAGGTCAGCTGCCACACGGCGGTGCAGGAGGAGTACGTGGGGCAGCCGGTCATCCAGGTCCTGGACTCCGGCATCAACTTTTGTAACTTCCACCACAAGACGACGGACGTGGCCATGTTCGTGGCCATGTTCTGCTGGTTCTCCATGGTGACGGCGTACATCATATActacatcaaacacaaccaggAGGACGCCAGGAGGCACATGGAGTACCTCAAGTCCCTCCCCAGCACCTCCCACATCAGCAAGGACTTTGACACGGCCAgcagtgtgttctag